GACTCGAAGCTGGAGCCGGAGATTCTCAACGAGGCGGCGAACGAAATCCGCGTGCAGTGCCTTGATGCGCGTCGCGCGTCGAAGGATTTGAACTGGAAGCCGGCGTACGACCTCGATGAAGGACTGCGGCGGACGATCGGCTGGTACCGGGCGTTTTTCGAGGGCGGCCCATGAGTGCGCTTGATCGCTACGCCTGTCGAAGCTGCGGCGGGAGAAATTGCCGCATGGTGCTCGAGATGGGCAGGACGCCGCTGGCCAATGCGCTGTTGACGGTCGAGCAGTTGGGCGAGCCGGAGGCGACGTATCCGCTTGATACCGTATTCTGCCCCGACTGCACGCTGGTGCAGATCACCGAGACGGTGCCGCCGGAGGTCTTGTTCAGCGAATACCTGTATTTCTCGTCGTTTTCCGACACGATGCTGCGCCATGCTCAGACGATCGCTGATCGACTGGTCGACGAACGCCATCTGGGCGCGAACAGTCTCGTCGCGGAAGTCGCATCGAACGATGGATATCTCCTTCAGTACTACCAAAAGCGCGGCGTGCCGGTGCTGGGCATTGAGCCGGCGAAGAACATCGCCGCGGCGGCGGAGAAAGAGCGCGGCATTGCGACAGTCTGCGACTTTTTCGGCAAGGCGGTCGCCCGGCGGCTCGCCGATGAAGGCAAGCGGGCGGACGTGATTCACGCCAACAACGTGCTCGCTCACGTCGCCGACCTCAACGGCGTCGTCGCCGGTTTCGCCGCCATGCTCAAACCCGACGGCATCGCGGTGATCGAAGCGCCGTATGTCCGCGACATGATCGACCATGTCGAGTTCGACACGATCTATCACGAACACCTGTGCTACTTCTCGCTGAGCGCGCTGGATCGGCTGTTTGCGCGGCACGGGCTGCGCATCACGCATGTGGAGCGCCTGCCGATTCACGGCGGATCGCTGCGCATCTACGCCCAACACGCCGCGAGGCACGAAGCTGACGCTTCCGTGACGCAGTTGCTGGCCGAGGAAGCGAAGCTGGGCATGACGCGGTTTGATTATTACAGCCGCT
This window of the Planctomycetota bacterium genome carries:
- a CDS encoding methyltransferase domain-containing protein — its product is MSALDRYACRSCGGRNCRMVLEMGRTPLANALLTVEQLGEPEATYPLDTVFCPDCTLVQITETVPPEVLFSEYLYFSSFSDTMLRHAQTIADRLVDERHLGANSLVAEVASNDGYLLQYYQKRGVPVLGIEPAKNIAAAAEKERGIATVCDFFGKAVARRLADEGKRADVIHANNVLAHVADLNGVVAGFAAMLKPDGIAVIEAPYVRDMIDHVEFDTIYHEHLCYFSLSALDRLFARHGLRITHVERLPIHGGSLRIYAQHAARHEADASVTQLLAEEAKLGMTRFDYYSRFADRVRSLREELRKVLLDFKKQSKHLAVYGASAKGSTLLNYFDLGADVLDFVADRSTVKQGRYTPGTHLPILSPQALLDRQPDAVLLLTWNFKDEILAQQAEYRSRGGKFIVPIPHVHIV